The sequence TACCCTACTAATCTGCAAAATTCTTTTGAGACTTCTATTTCTTCGGGGGTGTCCTTTTTCCACTTGTTTGAGGCAACACTATCTATAAATTCCTTAAGGGAAATTCTTTTGATATCCCTAATCTCTTTCAAAACAGGGAAAAGGACAACGTCACCGATTTTTAGATCCTTTGCCATAACCCATTCGGGTTTATAAGTTGAATAATATCTTTTGCAGTTCCTTCCCCTCTTCTTCATTGAAAACTGCCTCTTACATGTGGGTTTGCATATCCCTCGGACTCCGTGGCATGCAGGACTTGTTTTGATTGCATAAATTGGGTGCTCGGGCGTTACGATTATCGGCTCTGGAATGTATCTAACTTTAATTTTCAAAATGTTGCCAGTATGTTTCCTTTTATAGACCCTCGCTATCCGTCTAAATCTTCCATTATGGGTTAGCACTTCATCTCCCTCTTTGACATCGCTGATTTTTGTGATGCCCTTCCTTAAGATCAAGAGTGTATCGGGAGGTACACAATGCGCGGGACCTATCAAAACGTCAAGCTCATTTGCTAAATCCGCTATTTCAGCGGGACTTAAATTTGCATGCGGTCTTCCTTCGGTTTCAATATCCTTTGAGTAGGGGTTGAGCCTTTCACGCATCTCTCTTACCGCGTCAATAGAGGGAAAAATCAGGAGATGATGAACTCTTCTGTTATCCTCAACTTCAGCCGTAAGGAGAAACCTCGCACCTTTTATTTCATAACTTCCCTCATCAACTTTTTGAGCAGCTTTTAAAAGCTCCTTCTCCCATTGAGGATTTAGAATATCTCCAGTGCCCACAATTCCGAGACCCTTGAGCTTTGCGTTTTCTGCTAAAATAGGGAAGGTCATTAACTTTGAGACCGCCTTGGAGTAGCGGGAGTGGATGTGCAGATCAGCATCAGTTATCATAAAAGCACCTCAAAAGAAAAGGAAAAATCAAAGGTAGCCTCTATCTTCTTCCTCATGGCCTGGTTGTGGAAGTTGCTGCTCAAACATTGCCCTCTGCATTTCTTGGACCTTTCTAAGGATCTCTTCAGTTTCTTTTGCCCTCTCATCGAGAGCACTCATGTCTATATCTAAATTGAGAACCTGTGCAACGACGCTTAGAACTGCTTTGGCAGCTTTCGCATCCACTATGTAACCAAGGCTTTCTCCAAGGAAGCATGCTCCCCTCATTCCCCTGAGCTTTCCTATGCCCAAGAGCAAACCTGCTGCTCCAACTATTGCTCCTCCTTCGTCTTCCCTAAACACAACGGGTAGGTGTTTGTATTTCTCCTTTGTTTCCAAATCGGTGAAAGAGGCTAAAACCCTTGGCTCCCCTTCAAGCTCTGGAACTTGATAACCGCCCATGGTAATTATCTCCCTCGTTCCAAACTGCTCTACAAAGTCGAGCATCTTTCCAACAACTTCAAAGTGTCCATAGCTGTCGGTTGGAGGTACTTGAGTGTCTCCTGTGATTATTATCAAATCTCTGTGCTCATCATCGGGACTCTTCCAGTAATAGAACTCGTTTCTCATCAAATCCACTGTCGAATCTTTTTTCACTATGACTTGATGCATGAAGTGAGGAGAGTAAAGCTCAGCGAATTTCTTTGCCTTAAGTTCTTGAATTAAATGCTCTGCAGCCAGCTTACCAACTAAACCAATTCCCGGGAGACCTTCAATAAAGACCGGGTCGTATATGTCGGGCTTTTCATAAACAACTATCATCGTTTCCTTCATTTTTTCACACCAATACCAAGTAGTTCCCTCTTAAGTCTCCTCCTATATTCCCCGTACGGATCCTCCGGGGAAAACTTAGGAGGATGAGCTGATTTAGTTTTTTCTCCACAAACCGGACAAATATCCTTTAGTGTGTATCTGCCACATTTTGGACATTTTTTAATTCTGAACCTCATGCCTCTCTCCTCTTTATCTTCCTTATCTTCTTTTCCTTCCTTATGAGAGAGGCCTCCCCACCGGCTTGTTTTATGACCTGAAGTATCTCCGAGGCTATCTTCTCTAGCACTTCTTCGGCTTTATAGTAGTCCGGAGCGGTGATATCTATCCTGTACCTCGGTGCACCGAGATAACTAAACTTAACCTCTATTCCCTGCTCTTCATTCGCCCTGTCTCTGGCTCTTATAAGGGCTTCTTTTATGATTTCAATACCGTTAGGAGTCGGCACACTTATTTCAAACTCCGCATCTATTGTGACGGTTGGAATTTCAACGTAGTTCTTTATTATCTCCTCAAGAACCGGTAACCACTCATCTGGAATAAGACCTTTAAGACCTTCAATGCCATTTTGAGCGGCGTCTTCAAATGCCGCATAAACCTCTCCGTATTCTTCCTCAAGCGGCACCCAAACCTCTCTCCAAGCTGTCTCAAAGTCCTTGCCGAGTTTTTCAGCCGCCATCTTTAAGAGGTTCTCTGCTTTTTGAGCCCTCTTGAACTCCTGAAGCTTTGCCTTCCTCTCCTGTTGCTTGACCCTTTTGAGGCTTAAATCTATATGACCCTTACTTGGATCAACGCGTATAACCTTTGCCACAATCTTCTGGCCTTCTTTAAGGTAATCCCTAATGTTTCTCACAAAAGTCGGAGCAACTTCGCTTATGTGCATGAAACCTTCCTTTCCGGGATACTCGTCAAGTGTCAAGAACGCACCGTAATGGTGGATGCTCTTAACGGTAGCCACAACAAACTCTCCTTCCTCAGGAAATTCTCTAGCTCTCCTCGGCATTTTCACCATCTCCCAAAATTTTACCTAATAAAGGTAGTTGTATGAGGTTTTTTAAGGTTTTGGAGAAAAATAAGAGAGATCATTCAAGAACTTCGAGAATCTTTGCCTTTATGATCCCCTTTCCACCAGCTGGTTCGACGAGAGTTGAACCGCAAACTAAACAGCGCACTTTCGTGGCTGGGTGGCTGAAAACTATTTGCTCGTTTCCACAGTCAATGCACTTAACTCTGAGGAACCTTGATCTTGGCATTGGAATGAGGTTCTTGGGCATTGCCATCTTTTCTCACCTCACACAAGTTCAAACTTCTTTACTCTAAATCCTTCGCCTCTTGTGTGTGCCTTTCCGCACTCTGTGCACCTAAACCTAAGGTCAAGCTTCTTTACTGGCTTTTCCCTTCCACTTGGGTTTGGCCTTGGGAAACCTTTGTAACCCTTAAGGATTCTCCTGAATCTTCTTTGGCCTGCGCTAAGCTCACTCCTAGGTCTCTTCTTCACTCTTTCTACCTTGTGAACTGTGTGCTTCTTACAAAACGGGCAGTATGTCCTTATCTGCTTTGGGTATTTCATCTTTCCACCTCCCTAACACGCCCGGTAGGTTCCTTTACGGACACCCCCGAGCATGAACCCATGACAGTCCGAGAACCCCTAACATAGAACCCTTTAAAACGTTTTTGGAAGCTCAGAAAAATTTTTAAATACAAAATGTTACTAAAAATCGGGGTGAGGGGCAATGACGCTGGAAGAGCTCCTTCATGAGATTAAAGGGCTGGAGGAAAAAGAACTCGAGAGCTACAAAAAACTCCTTAAAAAGCTCAAAGATCCAGAATATGCGGATCTGAGAAACTTTCTCCTAAAGCTGACCATAGACGAAACACTGCACAAGCACATCTCCGAAGCTCTGGAAAAGGCTTATCGGGAAGTTGAAGAGCTTGTGAGAGAGTACACACCAGAGGAAGAAGTAGAACTGGGAACAGCAGTCCTCTTCCCGGGAGTGCCAACAATAATTCTTCCAAGGGAAGTAAACGCTATTGGCACTAAAATCCCCACAGATGAAATTTTAGAGGAGTATTTCGGAGAATTCCCAGGGGAGCCCATAGTACCAGCGGAGCTCATGGAAGAGATTAAAGAGAAGTTAAGGGAATACATAAAGAACAAGGAAGCCCTCATAATGAACTATGAGAAACTTTCGGAGAAGGCCAAGCACCCAGTGCTAAAGGGAATCGCAAAGGACATCAAAAACAACAAAGAACAGCACAAAAAGATGCTTGAAAAGCTCCTAGAGCACTACAAAAGCTGAAGGATTAGAGGAATCAAAAAAGGCGCTATTGCCGTTAAAATAAACCCATGTACAAAAGCAAGAAGGGTTATTTCCGTTCCCCCAAATTTTGCCATCAATGGAAGGGTTGTATCCATGGTAGTTGCGCCTCCCATGACTATCGCCTTCTCTTTTGAAACCTTCTTTACTGCCAGGGGATAGAAGATGATCGTTAGAATTTCCCTTGTTAAGTTTGCCAGAAATCCAATTACTCCATATATCGGAGAATAAGTTGCCAAGAGAGGACCTGTGAGAGAGTACCATCCAAAACCGGCAGAAATAGCTAATCCCCATTTGAGGGGAACCTTCAAAAGGAGAGATGCAGCTAAACCGCCGATCAATGATCCCAAAACAGTTGATGCAGGAAGTAAAATAGCCATTTTGCCAAGTCGTTTAAGCTCTTCTCTTAATCCCTTGCTCTTTCCAATGTCGATGCCTATAATAAATATGAGAAGATAGAGCATGAGCTCGTAGAGGTTGCCAAACTCTAAGCTCGTGTACCTTCCAACGAGCATGCCAAGGAGGAGGGATGAGATTACCAGATAGAGAAAACTCACTCCCTCACCCCCAGCAGAGCTATGAAAAGGCTTCCGAGTATTGTAAAAGAGGCAAAAACGAGGGAAAAAATGAGAAGCTGGAGGGCATCTACTTCCACTCTGCCCGCTTCGACACCCATGAAAAATATCAAAAACAGCAAAGCAATATTCATCGGCTTGTCCATGCTAGACTTTATTCTACCTCTGAGCAGATAACCTACAAAGACGCCCAGTACAAGGGGGATGAAGATGTTCATGTCTTAACCAAGATACGTAAATATTAATAAAATTATCGGACGCATTCGAGGGCTTTTTCGTAATCCTCTTTGCTCAATCTCCAGCCCATTGCACCGAAGTTCTCCTTAATGTGTTCCTTGTTTGCCGCTTTTGGAATTGCGACAACGTTTTCCTTCCATATGAGCCAGTTTAATGCAACTTGAGCGGCGGTTTTGTTGTATTTTTTCCCTATCTCTGCCAAACACTCGTTTCTGGCTAGGGTTCCCTTTTCCAATGGGGTGTATGCCATCAACGTGATGCCCTCTCTCTTCATGTATTCCAGCAAGCCGCTCTCTTCTGGTCTTCGGTCTTTTAGAGAGTATTTTACTTGATTTACCACAATTTCGTATTTCCTCATAACCTCCTGACTCCTCTTGAGAAGTTCAAGATCGAAGTTGCTAACGCCAATGTATCTGATGAGACCTTCATCTACAAGCTCCTCCAGGGCATGAAGGGTTTCTTCTATTTTCCTAAAGTCTTCAGTAGGCCAGTGAAGGAGATAGAGGTCTATGTAAGTGCCCAGTCTCTTTGCACTTACCCTTGCTGCTTTTTTGGCACTCTCGTATCCAAAATGGGTAGGCCAGATTTTGCTCACTATGAAAATATCTTCTCTTTCAAATCCCTCTATGGCTTTCCCAACGAGCTCTTCGCTGTGGCCAGAGGCGTAGAATTCCGCCGTGTCTATGAGGTTCATTCCGAGTTCAAGCCCGTATCTAAGAGCCTCTATGTGCTCTTTATCTCTTGAGTAGTCCGGACTCTCCCAGCCTCCTACCCCCCATGTACCCATTCCAATGGCTGTAACCTTGTCATCTCCAATTCTTTTTAGATCATTAAACGCCTTAACCCTCATTTTTATCCCTCCATTCCTCAAGTAAAAGTCCAATTTCATTATACACCTTAACGCTCCTAAAACCTTTTTCCCTTAATACTTCAATGATGTCTTTAATAATCCTCTTCTGCACGTTCATGGCAATCGCCTGACAAAAATGACACTCGGGAGTAGTTCTAGCTAGGAAAAGCCATACCATAACCTTTTCATTCTCCACAGTTAAGCCATACACTAAACCTTCATCCACTATATTAAGTTCCGTTTCCGGGTCTCTAACTTTTCTAAGCTCCTCCACAACATCTTTAACCTCAGGAGGAAGCTCCTTTAGGGTCCCCCTAGGTTTTTCTTTAAGGAAATCTAGAAATCCCATCTTCCTCACTTCTTCTCAAATTTTGCAAGAAGGTTGTTTTTCATGTCATATATGTAAACCCTTGGAAACTTCACAAGGGCAAAGCGTTCCATTATATCACCAATTATCTTTGAATGAGCTATTGCAGCGCCCCCAATCATGTTGTAGTAGGCGTTGCTCTCCACAGCTAGCCATATCTTGAGGGTGTTATCACTAACGTCAAGTCCAGCTAAAAGACCGGCATCGAGTATATTCATCGTGCTTATTGGATCAATAACAGTGCTTAACTCCTCGAGAACTTCTTTGTATTCTTGAGGATACTCCCTATCCTTTCTATAAACTTTCATTTTTCCTCACCACTTAAGAATTGGAGAGAATACATAAAAACATTTTTGGACAAATTTGGTTAAACCTTTTTCACCTCTACCCAGGTTGAATGGAAAGCTGAGGCGTTTCCATATTTCTCCACGGTCTCATCGCTTGTAAGGAAGTTCACATTCCAGCCGAGCAGTCGAACCCAGAATGCCTTATAGAGAATCACGACTCCTTCGGGAACGTCTTCACTAATCTTCGCCACCGTTTTTATTTTTCCGTATTCGTTGAAAACCTCCACTTCATCGTTCTCCTTGATACCTCTCACCTTAGCATCCCTGGGGTTAATGTAGAGGTGAGGGTCAATTATGTTGTAGGTGTTGTGATACTGGCTTGTGATTGTCAGCTTCCACGTTGGACTCAAAAGCTGGAGCCCTTTCCCTTTCAGCGGTTTATACTCGGGGAAAGGTGAAAGACCCCGCTTAAGAGCCCTCTGAGAGTAGAACTCTATCTTCCCACTTGGGGTGCCATATTTTCTTTCCTTTGCTTCAACTTTTACAAAGCCTTTCTTTTTGAGCTCCTTCAAGCTTAAACCGTTCATCTCCAAGACCTTTCTCACAACCTCTTCATCGCTTTCATAAAGGTAGGGATTCTCTATACCCATGGCTTTAGCGAGCATTCTAGTTACTTCACTGTTGCTCTTCCCATAGAGCCTCGTCACGGGCTCGTTTAATGCAACATAGCGGTGATAATAGGAATCCGCAATATCAAACCTCTCAAAGAACGTGTTCGCAGGTAAAACCACATGAGAATAAAGGGCTGTATCAGTTAAAAAGATGTCATGAGTCACGACAAACACATCGTTCTCTATTATGGCACTTCTTAATCTGTTCTGATTCGGAAGCGAAGCCAGAGGATTAGCGTTGTATATGTAGAGGAACTTAATCTCACCATTCTCTATGTATTCGGCAAGCTTCATCTGGGGTACTCTTTTGACCGGTTTTGTTCTTAGAAAAGCTCCCTCCGCATAGCTTTTATCGATTGTTTTCATATCGTAGATAAAGCCAAACTTATGTCCCACAAGAGCTGGGAGAATAGAAACAGCCCTCACGGCCTCCCCGCCATTGAGGGAACGTTGAAAACCATATCCGATGTGGATAACTCCCCTCTTCTCGGAATACTCGAAAGCAAACTCCTCTATTCTCTTCCTTCCAATTCCGGTTTCCTCGCTTACAAAGTCTAAGTTTATCTTTTTGAGATATTCCGTAAACTCTTCAAACCCGTATACGTTTTCTCTTACGAAGTCCTTATCGTAGAGTTCGTTTTCAACGATTACCTTTGCAATTCCCAAGGCAAACAGAGCATCTGTGTTGGGCCTTATCTGGAAAAACTTTTCGCTCTTTTTTGCAGTCTCTGTTTTAACGACATCAACAACCCATTTTTCGAGGTTGTATTTTTTCGCAAACATGAATCCATGGAGATTCGTCCAAAACGCATTTATCCCCCAGTACACGATAAGCTTTTGGTTCTTGAGATCTTCTGGGTCCATCCCCACAGCAGTCCCATAGACGTCTTTTAAAGCCTCTTGACCGGCTCTATCGCATATTCCATAATCGAGCATTGCAGTGTTAAGATAATGGAAAAGCCTCAACGGGAAGGCATAATTAACAACCCCTCTATCGCCGGC comes from Thermococcus litoralis DSM 5473 and encodes:
- a CDS encoding proteasome assembly chaperone family protein, whose protein sequence is MKETMIVVYEKPDIYDPVFIEGLPGIGLVGKLAAEHLIQELKAKKFAELYSPHFMHQVIVKKDSTVDLMRNEFYYWKSPDDEHRDLIIITGDTQVPPTDSYGHFEVVGKMLDFVEQFGTREIITMGGYQVPELEGEPRVLASFTDLETKEKYKHLPVVFREDEGGAIVGAAGLLLGIGKLRGMRGACFLGESLGYIVDAKAAKAVLSVVAQVLNLDIDMSALDERAKETEEILRKVQEMQRAMFEQQLPQPGHEEEDRGYL
- a CDS encoding RNA-protein complex protein Nop10 → MRFRIKKCPKCGRYTLKDICPVCGEKTKSAHPPKFSPEDPYGEYRRRLKRELLGIGVKK
- a CDS encoding translation initiation factor IF-2 subunit alpha; translation: MPRRAREFPEEGEFVVATVKSIHHYGAFLTLDEYPGKEGFMHISEVAPTFVRNIRDYLKEGQKIVAKVIRVDPSKGHIDLSLKRVKQQERKAKLQEFKRAQKAENLLKMAAEKLGKDFETAWREVWVPLEEEYGEVYAAFEDAAQNGIEGLKGLIPDEWLPVLEEIIKNYVEIPTVTIDAEFEISVPTPNGIEIIKEALIRARDRANEEQGIEVKFSYLGAPRYRIDITAPDYYKAEEVLEKIASEILQVIKQAGGEASLIRKEKKIRKIKRREA
- a CDS encoding 30S ribosomal protein S27e, with the translated sequence MPKNLIPMPRSRFLRVKCIDCGNEQIVFSHPATKVRCLVCGSTLVEPAGGKGIIKAKILEVLE
- a CDS encoding 50S ribosomal protein L44e, producing the protein MKYPKQIRTYCPFCKKHTVHKVERVKKRPRSELSAGQRRFRRILKGYKGFPRPNPSGREKPVKKLDLRFRCTECGKAHTRGEGFRVKKFELV
- a CDS encoding lysine exporter LysO family protein, with the protein product MSFLYLVISSLLLGMLVGRYTSLEFGNLYELMLYLLIFIIGIDIGKSKGLREELKRLGKMAILLPASTVLGSLIGGLAASLLLKVPLKWGLAISAGFGWYSLTGPLLATYSPIYGVIGFLANLTREILTIIFYPLAVKKVSKEKAIVMGGATTMDTTLPLMAKFGGTEITLLAFVHGFILTAIAPFLIPLILQLL
- a CDS encoding aldo/keto reductase, with protein sequence MRVKAFNDLKRIGDDKVTAIGMGTWGVGGWESPDYSRDKEHIEALRYGLELGMNLIDTAEFYASGHSEELVGKAIEGFEREDIFIVSKIWPTHFGYESAKKAARVSAKRLGTYIDLYLLHWPTEDFRKIEETLHALEELVDEGLIRYIGVSNFDLELLKRSQEVMRKYEIVVNQVKYSLKDRRPEESGLLEYMKREGITLMAYTPLEKGTLARNECLAEIGKKYNKTAAQVALNWLIWKENVVAIPKAANKEHIKENFGAMGWRLSKEDYEKALECVR
- a CDS encoding iron-sulfur cluster assembly protein, translating into MGFLDFLKEKPRGTLKELPPEVKDVVEELRKVRDPETELNIVDEGLVYGLTVENEKVMVWLFLARTTPECHFCQAIAMNVQKRIIKDIIEVLREKGFRSVKVYNEIGLLLEEWRDKNEG
- a CDS encoding iron-sulfur cluster assembly protein; protein product: MKVYRKDREYPQEYKEVLEELSTVIDPISTMNILDAGLLAGLDVSDNTLKIWLAVESNAYYNMIGGAAIAHSKIIGDIMERFALVKFPRVYIYDMKNNLLAKFEKK
- a CDS encoding molybdopterin-dependent oxidoreductase, with protein sequence MFSVCMRDCYDTCAIISELRDGKLFVKGNPDHPITRGFLCPKGALLPKWFHSEERLKKPLMREMLKDKFKEVEWDEAIKAVADKLKETIENYGSESVLVYNYAGDRGVVNYAFPLRLFHYLNTAMLDYGICDRAGQEALKDVYGTAVGMDPEDLKNQKLIVYWGINAFWTNLHGFMFAKKYNLEKWVVDVVKTETAKKSEKFFQIRPNTDALFALGIAKVIVENELYDKDFVRENVYGFEEFTEYLKKINLDFVSEETGIGRKRIEEFAFEYSEKRGVIHIGYGFQRSLNGGEAVRAVSILPALVGHKFGFIYDMKTIDKSYAEGAFLRTKPVKRVPQMKLAEYIENGEIKFLYIYNANPLASLPNQNRLRSAIIENDVFVVTHDIFLTDTALYSHVVLPANTFFERFDIADSYYHRYVALNEPVTRLYGKSNSEVTRMLAKAMGIENPYLYESDEEVVRKVLEMNGLSLKELKKKGFVKVEAKERKYGTPSGKIEFYSQRALKRGLSPFPEYKPLKGKGLQLLSPTWKLTITSQYHNTYNIIDPHLYINPRDAKVRGIKENDEVEVFNEYGKIKTVAKISEDVPEGVVILYKAFWVRLLGWNVNFLTSDETVEKYGNASAFHSTWVEVKKV